The Pseudomonadota bacterium genomic interval GTCTTGCCAACGCTCATACTTCTCGCCTCTGTCTTGTCAGTTCCGCCGGCCGCGCCGGCTGATGATTTCGATAATGAATTCGTGCGTTCGTTGCGTCGCCCGCAGCCTTAGACGGCCTCGGCGCCGCTCACGATCTCCGAGATCTCCTGGGTGATCGCCGCCTGGCGCGCCTTGTTGTAGATGAGCTGCAGATCGTTGATCAGCGTTCCCGCGTTCTCCGATGCGCTCTTCATGGCGACCATTCGTGCGGCCATCTCGCAAGCCACGTTCTCCACCGCCCCGCGATACACCTGCGCTTCGATGTAGCGCATGACCAGCCCGTCGAGGAGGGCCTCGGCGGACGGCTCGAAGATGTAGTCCCAGTTGTCCTGGAGATCTTCCGAGTCTTCCGCTTCGATCGGCAGCAGCTGCTTCACCATAGGCTTCTGGCTCATGGTGTTCACGAACTCGGCGTGCACCAGCTTCAGCTGATCGAGCTTGCCTTCCGCGTAGGCGTCCAGCATCACCTTCACGGTGCCGATCAGGTCGCTCAGCTTCGGCGAATCGCCTAGCTGCGAGGTGCTCGACATGATGTCCATGCCGAGACGGCGGAAGAAGGTGATGCCCTTGGTGCCGATGAGGCAGACGGACACGTCACGCCCGGCCTCGCGGTCCTTTTCGATCGCCTCCATCGCAGTACGGAAGGAGTTGACGTTCAAGGCACCGCAAAGACCACGGTCGGTGGACACGATGATGTAGCCGACCTTCTGGATCTCAGGGTGGCCGACCAGAAACGGATGGCGCGGATCCGGGTTGGCCTCGGCCACGTGACCGATCACCGTGCGAATCTTCTCGGCGTAAGGTACGGACGCCTGCATGCGCTGCTGAGCCTTACGCATCTTGCTGGCGGCCACCATCTCCATGGCCTTGGTGATCTTCTGAGTGTTCTTGACACTCTTGATCTTGGTCCGGATTTCCTTAGCTGCTGGCATCGATCAACCTCGTTACGAGCGGTACGCTTCGCCTGAGAACCTTAGTAGGCGCCCGTGCTGACAAAGGCTTCGACGGCGGCCTTCATACCGGCCTTGATGTCGTCGTCGTACTTGCCCGTGCTGTTGATCTTGTCCAGCAGCTCGCCGGCGTTGCTGCGCGCGTGGGCGTGCATGGCCGCCTCGAAGTCCACCACCTTCTCCACCGGCACTTCGTCGAGGAAACCCTCGTTGACGGCGAATAGGGACAGAGCCATCTCGGCCACGCTCAGGGGCGCGTACTGCTTCTGCTTCATCAGCTCCATGACGCGCTTACCGCGTTCGAGCTGCTTGCGCGTGGCCGCGTCCAGGTCCGAGGCGAACTGCGAGAAGGCCGCCAGCTCGCGGTACTGGGCCAGGGCAAGACGCACACCGCCGCCGAGCTTCTTGATGATCTTGGTCTGCGCCGAACCACCCACACGCGACACGGAGAGGCCGGCGTTGATGGCTGGGCGGATACCGGAGTTGAAGAGGTCCGACTCCAGGAAGATCTGACCGTCGGTGATGGAGATCACGTTGGTCGGTACGAACGCGGACACGTCGCCGGCCTGGGTCTCGATGATCGGCAGGGCGGTCAGCGAACCGGTCTTGCCCTT includes:
- the atpG gene encoding F0F1 ATP synthase subunit gamma — protein: MPAAKEIRTKIKSVKNTQKITKAMEMVAASKMRKAQQRMQASVPYAEKIRTVIGHVAEANPDPRHPFLVGHPEIQKVGYIIVSTDRGLCGALNVNSFRTAMEAIEKDREAGRDVSVCLIGTKGITFFRRLGMDIMSSTSQLGDSPKLSDLIGTVKVMLDAYAEGKLDQLKLVHAEFVNTMSQKPMVKQLLPIEAEDSEDLQDNWDYIFEPSAEALLDGLVMRYIEAQVYRGAVENVACEMAARMVAMKSASENAGTLINDLQLIYNKARQAAITQEISEIVSGAEAV